Proteins co-encoded in one Thermocrinis sp. genomic window:
- a CDS encoding peptidylprolyl isomerase produces MVGEHIKKLSCGILLFATLVTSSFAGRFFDRVVASVNGEAILESDLKLGMLFYNSADKQEVLSRLLDVWLINQFVQGRGLSVQEELLDQSILRLAQINNMSLEELQKEMETEGLTLKDLREFLRRELIFSQGIYAILIKEVDVSSVELVLEKYKSGEVVVKRVVDVLILERGDGQKVLSILEKTRDFEEIAKLLGLKPERLSVERGMLVDSLDKEVWSAKVGDLVFAEDKDHIYIARVSEIREEYKGKSIEELREEILLKKLEERKKELIENLRKRSFIKVVQ; encoded by the coding sequence ATGGTTGGAGAACACATTAAAAAACTATCGTGTGGAATTTTACTTTTCGCAACTTTAGTAACATCTTCCTTTGCGGGAAGATTCTTTGATAGGGTTGTGGCGTCCGTTAATGGAGAGGCAATTTTGGAAAGCGATTTAAAGCTTGGAATGCTCTTTTACAACTCCGCAGACAAGCAAGAAGTTCTATCAAGGCTTTTGGATGTGTGGCTGATAAACCAGTTTGTGCAAGGGAGAGGGCTTAGCGTTCAAGAAGAGCTATTAGACCAAAGCATACTCAGATTGGCCCAGATTAACAACATGAGTTTGGAAGAGCTCCAAAAAGAGATGGAAACTGAAGGATTGACTCTTAAAGACTTAAGAGAGTTTCTAAGGCGGGAACTGATCTTCAGTCAGGGTATATACGCAATCCTAATAAAGGAGGTTGATGTTTCTTCTGTAGAGTTAGTTTTGGAAAAATACAAATCTGGAGAAGTGGTTGTGAAAAGGGTTGTGGATGTGCTCATTTTAGAAAGGGGGGATGGGCAGAAGGTGCTAAGCATACTGGAAAAGACAAGAGACTTTGAGGAGATAGCCAAACTTCTTGGGCTCAAGCCTGAAAGGTTGTCCGTTGAGAGGGGAATGTTGGTGGATAGCCTTGACAAAGAGGTTTGGAGCGCAAAGGTTGGAGATCTGGTCTTTGCAGAAGACAAAGATCACATATACATAGCAAGGGTTTCTGAGATCAGAGAAGAATACAAAGGCAAGTCTATTGAAGAGTTAAGGGAAGAGATCCTACTAAAAAAACTGGAGGAGAGAAAGAAAGAGCTAATAGAAAACCTCAGGAAAAGGAGCTTTATAAAGGTTGTGCAATGA
- a CDS encoding phosphatidylglycerophosphatase A, translating into MNWELIATGFYLGRFKYAPGTVGTLLGVFLAYLFGFKWWLVLLLGIPLYLLAVKSAEYMLELTREKDPESVVIDEIVGYFFSFLWIEPTLKTIVLAFLIFRVLDIFKPFPIDLFERLPKGHGVVADDVIAGLLTGFILYLIL; encoded by the coding sequence ATGAACTGGGAGCTAATAGCCACAGGCTTTTACCTTGGAAGGTTCAAGTATGCACCCGGGACGGTGGGAACCCTTTTGGGTGTGTTTTTGGCATACCTCTTTGGCTTTAAGTGGTGGTTGGTCTTGCTTTTGGGTATTCCCCTTTACCTTTTGGCTGTAAAAAGTGCAGAGTATATGTTAGAGCTAACTAGGGAAAAAGATCCAGAAAGCGTGGTTATAGACGAGATAGTGGGCTATTTCTTTTCCTTCCTCTGGATTGAGCCCACTTTAAAAACTATCGTCCTTGCCTTTTTGATCTTCAGAGTTTTGGATATCTTTAAGCCCTTTCCCATAGATCTTTTTGAAAGACTGCCCAAAGGGCACGGAGTGGTAGCGGACGATGTCATTGCAGGATTGCTGACGGGTTTTATACTTTACTTAATACTTTAA